One Drosophila kikkawai strain 14028-0561.14 chromosome 3L, DkikHiC1v2, whole genome shotgun sequence genomic window carries:
- the Cht2 gene encoding probable chitinase 2: MTLKGAWVLLLLGSLWASVAARTGPSHDKVVVCYISTWAIYRPEQGAYGIDNFDPSLCTHVVYAFAGLDITQAAIKSLDPWQDLKEEYGKGGYEKLTGLKRSHPHLKVSLAIGGWNEGSANYSKLVANDLLRGQFVKQVSSFVRKYNFDGLDLDWEYPTQRQGKPADRENFVLLTKELREEFDEHGLLLTSAIGASKKVIDEAYDVRQISRYLDFLHIMCYDYHGSWDHRVGYNSPLSAPADDPLSVKFSIDYLLKLGAPPSKLVLGLPFYGRTFKTVGEGNVNDASDGVGFRGPYTREDGFLGYNEICRTLSNRTSGWTQQWDPSTSQMLAKSERNVFTQDIHVVTYDSSRSIANKVLYAMSKRLAGVMVWSVDTDDFLGNCDLDEDTYADFTKVKTAPRRLNQNYPLLRTINEATGLALEELAPPEPQPDDSDNEIPHGSVADRKNAGASMVSLSLGATTVFLLLHRLAQ; this comes from the exons ATGACGTTAAAGGGAGCTTGGGTGCTCCTTCTGCTGGGCAGCTTGTGGGCTTCAGTGGCTGCCAGGACAG GACCCTCACACGATAAGGTGGTGGTTTGCTACATTTCCACCTGGGCCATTTACCGGCCAGAGCAGGGCGCCTATGGCATTGACAACTTCGATCCCAGCCTGTGCACACATGTGGTGTATGCCTTTGCCGGGCTGGACATCACCCAGGCAGCCATCAAGTCGTTGG ATCCCTGGCAGGACCTCAAGGAGGAGTATGGCAAGGGTGGCTATGAGAAGTTGACCGGCCTGAAGCGCAGTCATCCGCATCTGAAGGTCAGCTTGGCCATAGGCGGCTGGAATGAAGGCTCCGCCAACTATTCCAAGCTGGTGGCCAACGATCTGCTGCGGGGACAGTTCGTCAAGCAGGTGTCCAGCTTTGTAAGGAAGTACAACTTTGATGGTTTGGACCTGGACTGGGAGTATCCTACGCAGCGGCAGGGCAAGCCTGCGGATCGCGAGAACTTTGTCCTGTTGACCAAGGAGCTGCGCGAGGAATTTGACGAGCACGGCCTGCTACTGACCTCGGCCATTGGGGCGTCCAAGAAGGTGATTGATGAGGCCTACGATGTTCGCCAGATCTCCCGCTACCTGGATTTCCTGCACATCATGTGCTACGACTATCATGGCAGCTGGGACCACAGGGTGGGCTACAATTCCCCACTTTCGGCGCCAGCCGATGATCCTTTAAGTGTG AAATTCTCCATTGACTATCTGCTTAAGCTGGGAGCTCCGCCCTCAAAACTGGTCCTGGGCCTGCCCTTCTACGGACGCACCTTCAAAACAGTAGGCGAGGGCAATGTGAATGATGCCAGCGATGGCGTGGGTTTCCGGGGTCCTTACACGCGGGAGGACGGCTTTCTGGGCTACAACGAAATCTGTCGGACACTGAGCAACCGCACCTCGGGCTGGACACAGCAATGGGATCCCAGCACCAGCCAGATGCTGGCCAAGTCCGAGCGGAACGTCTTCACCCAGGACATCCATGTGGTGACTTACGACAGCTCCCGCTCCATTGCCAACAAGGTGCTGTATGCCATGTCCAAGCGGCTGGCTGGGGTGATGGTGTGGTCCGTGGATACGGACGATTTCTTGGGCAACTGCGACCTGGATGAAGATACGTATGCGGACTTCACAAAGGTAAAGACAGCGCCGAGGAGACTGAACCAGAACTATCCCCTGCTGAGAACTATTAACGAGGCTACTGGGCTGGCCCTGGAAGAGCTGGCTCCTCCAGAGCCTCAACCGGATGACTCTGACAATGAGATTCCGCACGGCAGCGTGGCGGATCGAAAGAATGCTGGCGCTTCTATGGTGAGCTTGAGCCTGGGAGCCACCACTGTGTTCTTGTTGCTGCATCGACTGGCCCAATGA
- the LOC108079889 gene encoding DDB1- and CUL4-associated factor 8 isoform X1 encodes MDVDEDSVATGAASARKRQRRNADSGDTSGHVEAEAQQQQQQQIGEEKSVSVDSVGNNNNNNEKGDMMSKERATALEDKQEQPEATPEEEVAGPSYQMCQLSSEAAVAVVANNKRSRTSSAATNDSDYEEEEVAQLLPPIDSDTSHEQVAELLPLTDSDTSPRFNQRHIPRTRSYRRISVELLASVTDSSSDSSSDADDPGEASPLLETADAESEVEEAVQEVEIADDASSSSSSSDSNAIWRQYDFSSDSDSTIEQEDDGVEFHDTEPNAADRETIDFAVTEVMCKCKPAYSWISVQELMQREHNIINRIGWRGGHTSTHSFAQGYYGSRLVIEQMSLLHEMSQHSGCVNCLNFNRSGDLVCSGSDDLNIIVWDWAKNEPRHKFRSGHSMNIFQTKFIDSAGCLDIVSASRDGQVRRAVVPPSGGITKPTRLYSHTDAVHKIVVVPLSRHEVMSAGEDGAIKHFDLRTSTEATTMLRCVHQNRNERGGRRRDRVRLFSIAHHPFAPEFCVSGSDDNLRVYDKRKLTKPVHEMTPRRLQDTAITQITCAVYNHSGSEILASYSDAGIYLYDSRNYTEGETLNCYEGHINSRTIKGVNFFGPRSEYIVSGSDCGNIFFWEKQSAAIVNFMKGDHAGVVNCLEPHPWMPVLATSGLEHKVKIWTPNGPGSVPNEDTLKLVLQRNFRRNVIDTDFDINQFQYFIRQFLESSPGPRRNRRARHSEQEQDTNQLHQHNSNSSSSTTTSNDSSPAHPGSQQQQPRRRSNSNSSDGSNGDGEAAAAALDTLRCRTQ; translated from the exons ATGGACGTGGACGAGGACAGTGTGGCCACTGGGGCGGCGTCCGCCCGCAAGCGCCAGCGCCGCAATGCGGATTCCGGCGACACGAGCGGACATGTCGAGGCTgaggcgcagcagcagcaacagcagcagattGG CGAGGAGAAATCTGTCAGCGTAGACAGCGTcgggaacaacaacaataacaacgaaAAGGGCGATATGATGAGCAAGGAGCGGGCCACAGCTTTGGAGGATAAGCAGGAGCAGCCAGAGGCTACGCCAGAGGAAGAGGTGGCAGGCCCCTCTTACCAGATGTGCCAGTTATCCTCAGAGGCCGCCGTTGCCGTGGTGGCCAACAACAAGAGAAGCCGCACCAGCAGTGCCGCCACCAACGATAGCGATTAtgaagaggaggaggtggcACAGCTATTGCCACCTATTGACTCTGACACCTCGCATGAGCAGGTGGCAGAGCTATTACCACTAACTGACTCTGACACCTCGCCGCGTTTCAACCAGCGCCATATCCCCCGTACACGCTCCTATCGCCGCATTAGCGTAGAGCTCTTGGCCTCGGTTACCGACTCCAGtagcgacagcagcagcgatgCCGACGATCCAGGCGAGGCGTCGCCGCTGCTGGAGACCGCTGACGCCGAAAGCGAGGTGGAGGAGGCAGTCCAAGAAGTGGAAATTGCAGACGATGCTTCTTCTTCCAGCTCTTCCAGCGACAGTAATGCCATCTGGCGTCAGTATGATTTCTCCAGCGATAGCGATTCCACCATTGAG CAGGAGGACGACGGGGTAGAGTTCCATGACACGGAGCCCAATGCTGCCGATCGTGAGACCATCGACTTTGCCGTCACTGAGGTCATGTGCAAGTGCAAGCCTGCCTACAGCTGGATCAGCGTCCAGGAGCTGATGCAGCGGGAGCACAATATCATCAACCGGATTGGTTGGCGTGGCGGTCACACGTCAACCCATAGCTTTGCCCAGGGCTACTATGGCTCCCGACTGGTGATTGAGCAGATGTCGCTGCTGCACGAGATGTCCCAGCACTCGGGTTGCGTCAACTGTCTCAACTTCAATCGCTCCGGCGACCTGGTGTGCTCTGGCTCCGATGACCTGAACATCATTGTCTGGGACTGGGCGAAGAACGAGCCGCGTCACAAGTTCCGCTCCGGTCACAGCATGAATATCTTCCAGACCAAGTTCATTGACAGCGCCGGCTGCTTGGACATAGTCTCCGCTAGCCGGGATGGTCAAGTGCGTCGAGCCGTTGTTCCGCCATCGGGGGGCATTACCAAACCCACACGCCTTTACTCCCACACGGATGCAGTGCACAAGATCGTTGTGGTGCCGCTCAGTCGGCACGAGGTGATGAGCGCCGGTGAAGATGGTGCCATCAAGCACTTTGATTTGCGCACCAGCACCGAGGCCACCACAATGCTGCGTTGCGTCCACCAGAACCGGAATGAGCGTGGTGGAAGACGGCGAGACCGGGTGCGACTGTTTAGCATTGCGCATCATCCGTTTGCTCCCGAGTTCTGCGTCAGCGGATCGGATGACAATTTGCGGGTCTATGACAAGCGCAAGCTGACGAAGCCCGTCCATGAGATGACTCCGCGCCGGCTTCAGGAT ACCGCGATCACGCAGATTACGTGTGCCGTTTACAATCACAGCGGGAGCGAGATCCTGGCCTCCTACAGCGATGCGGGCATCTATCTGTACGACAGCAGGAACTACACGGAGGGTGAGACCCTCAACTGCTACGAGGGTCACAT CAACAGTCGCACCATCAAGGGCGTCAACTTCTTTGGCCCGCGTTCCGAGTACATTGTCAGTGGCAGCGATTGCGGCAACATATTCTTCTGGGAGAAGCAGAGTGCGGCTATTGTCAACTTCATGAAGGGTGACCATGCCGGTGTGGTCAACTGTCTGGAGCCGCATCCTTGGATGCCAGTGCTAGCCACCTCGGGTCTAGAGCATAAGGTCAAGATCTGGACGCCCAATGGGCCAGGCAGC GTTCCCAATGAAGACACTCTGAAGCTAGTGCTTCAGCGTAATTTCCGGCGCAATGTCATAGACACCGATTTTGACATCAATCAGTTCCAATACTTTATCCGTCAGTTCCTGGAGTCCAGCCCGGGTCCCCGTAGAAATCGTCGTGCTCGACATTccgagcaggagcaggacacCAACCAGCTACATCAACataacagcaacagcagcagcagcaccaccacaagCAACGACTCCAGCCCCGCCCATCCGGgctcgcagcagcagcagccgcggcGCCGCAGTAACAGCAACAGTTCCGACGGCTCCAATGGCGATGGAGaagccgccgctgctgccctGGACACACTGCGCTGCCGCACGCAGTGA
- the LOC108079889 gene encoding DDB1- and CUL4-associated factor 8 isoform X2 produces MDVDEDSVATGAASARKRQRRNADSGDTSGHVEAEAQQQQQQQIGEEKSVSVDSVGNNNNNNEKGDMMSKERATALEDKQEQPEATPEEEVAGPSYQMCQLSSEAAVAVVANNKRSRTSSAATNDSDYEEEEVAQLLPPIDSDTSHEQVAELLPLTDSDTSPRFNQRHIPRTRSYRRISVELLASVTDSSSDSSSDADDPGEASPLLETADAESEVEEAVQEVEIADDASSSSSSSDSNAIWRQYDFSSDSDSTIEEDDGVEFHDTEPNAADRETIDFAVTEVMCKCKPAYSWISVQELMQREHNIINRIGWRGGHTSTHSFAQGYYGSRLVIEQMSLLHEMSQHSGCVNCLNFNRSGDLVCSGSDDLNIIVWDWAKNEPRHKFRSGHSMNIFQTKFIDSAGCLDIVSASRDGQVRRAVVPPSGGITKPTRLYSHTDAVHKIVVVPLSRHEVMSAGEDGAIKHFDLRTSTEATTMLRCVHQNRNERGGRRRDRVRLFSIAHHPFAPEFCVSGSDDNLRVYDKRKLTKPVHEMTPRRLQDTAITQITCAVYNHSGSEILASYSDAGIYLYDSRNYTEGETLNCYEGHINSRTIKGVNFFGPRSEYIVSGSDCGNIFFWEKQSAAIVNFMKGDHAGVVNCLEPHPWMPVLATSGLEHKVKIWTPNGPGSVPNEDTLKLVLQRNFRRNVIDTDFDINQFQYFIRQFLESSPGPRRNRRARHSEQEQDTNQLHQHNSNSSSSTTTSNDSSPAHPGSQQQQPRRRSNSNSSDGSNGDGEAAAAALDTLRCRTQ; encoded by the exons ATGGACGTGGACGAGGACAGTGTGGCCACTGGGGCGGCGTCCGCCCGCAAGCGCCAGCGCCGCAATGCGGATTCCGGCGACACGAGCGGACATGTCGAGGCTgaggcgcagcagcagcaacagcagcagattGG CGAGGAGAAATCTGTCAGCGTAGACAGCGTcgggaacaacaacaataacaacgaaAAGGGCGATATGATGAGCAAGGAGCGGGCCACAGCTTTGGAGGATAAGCAGGAGCAGCCAGAGGCTACGCCAGAGGAAGAGGTGGCAGGCCCCTCTTACCAGATGTGCCAGTTATCCTCAGAGGCCGCCGTTGCCGTGGTGGCCAACAACAAGAGAAGCCGCACCAGCAGTGCCGCCACCAACGATAGCGATTAtgaagaggaggaggtggcACAGCTATTGCCACCTATTGACTCTGACACCTCGCATGAGCAGGTGGCAGAGCTATTACCACTAACTGACTCTGACACCTCGCCGCGTTTCAACCAGCGCCATATCCCCCGTACACGCTCCTATCGCCGCATTAGCGTAGAGCTCTTGGCCTCGGTTACCGACTCCAGtagcgacagcagcagcgatgCCGACGATCCAGGCGAGGCGTCGCCGCTGCTGGAGACCGCTGACGCCGAAAGCGAGGTGGAGGAGGCAGTCCAAGAAGTGGAAATTGCAGACGATGCTTCTTCTTCCAGCTCTTCCAGCGACAGTAATGCCATCTGGCGTCAGTATGATTTCTCCAGCGATAGCGATTCCACCATTGAG GAGGACGACGGGGTAGAGTTCCATGACACGGAGCCCAATGCTGCCGATCGTGAGACCATCGACTTTGCCGTCACTGAGGTCATGTGCAAGTGCAAGCCTGCCTACAGCTGGATCAGCGTCCAGGAGCTGATGCAGCGGGAGCACAATATCATCAACCGGATTGGTTGGCGTGGCGGTCACACGTCAACCCATAGCTTTGCCCAGGGCTACTATGGCTCCCGACTGGTGATTGAGCAGATGTCGCTGCTGCACGAGATGTCCCAGCACTCGGGTTGCGTCAACTGTCTCAACTTCAATCGCTCCGGCGACCTGGTGTGCTCTGGCTCCGATGACCTGAACATCATTGTCTGGGACTGGGCGAAGAACGAGCCGCGTCACAAGTTCCGCTCCGGTCACAGCATGAATATCTTCCAGACCAAGTTCATTGACAGCGCCGGCTGCTTGGACATAGTCTCCGCTAGCCGGGATGGTCAAGTGCGTCGAGCCGTTGTTCCGCCATCGGGGGGCATTACCAAACCCACACGCCTTTACTCCCACACGGATGCAGTGCACAAGATCGTTGTGGTGCCGCTCAGTCGGCACGAGGTGATGAGCGCCGGTGAAGATGGTGCCATCAAGCACTTTGATTTGCGCACCAGCACCGAGGCCACCACAATGCTGCGTTGCGTCCACCAGAACCGGAATGAGCGTGGTGGAAGACGGCGAGACCGGGTGCGACTGTTTAGCATTGCGCATCATCCGTTTGCTCCCGAGTTCTGCGTCAGCGGATCGGATGACAATTTGCGGGTCTATGACAAGCGCAAGCTGACGAAGCCCGTCCATGAGATGACTCCGCGCCGGCTTCAGGAT ACCGCGATCACGCAGATTACGTGTGCCGTTTACAATCACAGCGGGAGCGAGATCCTGGCCTCCTACAGCGATGCGGGCATCTATCTGTACGACAGCAGGAACTACACGGAGGGTGAGACCCTCAACTGCTACGAGGGTCACAT CAACAGTCGCACCATCAAGGGCGTCAACTTCTTTGGCCCGCGTTCCGAGTACATTGTCAGTGGCAGCGATTGCGGCAACATATTCTTCTGGGAGAAGCAGAGTGCGGCTATTGTCAACTTCATGAAGGGTGACCATGCCGGTGTGGTCAACTGTCTGGAGCCGCATCCTTGGATGCCAGTGCTAGCCACCTCGGGTCTAGAGCATAAGGTCAAGATCTGGACGCCCAATGGGCCAGGCAGC GTTCCCAATGAAGACACTCTGAAGCTAGTGCTTCAGCGTAATTTCCGGCGCAATGTCATAGACACCGATTTTGACATCAATCAGTTCCAATACTTTATCCGTCAGTTCCTGGAGTCCAGCCCGGGTCCCCGTAGAAATCGTCGTGCTCGACATTccgagcaggagcaggacacCAACCAGCTACATCAACataacagcaacagcagcagcagcaccaccacaagCAACGACTCCAGCCCCGCCCATCCGGgctcgcagcagcagcagccgcggcGCCGCAGTAACAGCAACAGTTCCGACGGCTCCAATGGCGATGGAGaagccgccgctgctgccctGGACACACTGCGCTGCCGCACGCAGTGA